The DNA window CTCCGTTCAAGATCGAAAGGTTGAGGCTCATATTGATCGGAAACAAGCCGAGCTCGATCCCGACGTCGGTGTGCGCCGGGGGCGTGAAGTAACCGAGCGTCGCGCGCGTGAAGGCCGTGTGGTCGGGCCGCCGCCAGCCGTAGGCCGGGGCGAATCGGCCGACCTTGAGGGTTCCGTTCGCGGGGAGAATCGATGCGGTCGCGAAGAGCTCGTAGGAACCGGTGATGCCGCGTTCCGCGTAGACGGCGAAGCGGGGTTCCATCTGAACGTGCAGATACACGTCTCCCTGCATCTGAAAGAAGTTGTTCGTCTGTTTGTGTTCGCGGGAGTAGGCGGCGAGCGTGCGCATGTCGGCTCCGAGGATCACGCTCCGGGTGAGGGCGCGCTCAATCCTCTCGACGCCCTCGTCGAACGAGGGGCGCATCGCGATTTCGTTCGGGAGGAGATACTCGCTCGCGTAGGCGCTCCGCATCCCACCCCCGGAGGGATCCTCGTGGCAGAGCTGGCAGCGCTGCCCGTAGCGGGCGGAGTAGCGCGGGACGGCGTGAGCCGCCCCGGTCGAGGCAAGAAGGGCGGCGCCCGCGAGCGCGATCGCCATCAACCGGAAGATCATAACCTCTCCCGTTGCTCGTCGGAGGGATGGATCGCCCGGACGACCCGGATGTCTCGGGGGGCGGGCTCTTGAGATAGAGATAGGAAGAGAGCGGGCCTCGCGCCAGTCGCGGTTTCCCTTGCCGCTCCGTTGGTCCGGGTCTACGATGGGGCGGGCCGGGAGCGCCTGGGCTCCCCGCGGCCGATTCGGCTTTCCACCCGGCGGGTGCGTCGCATGGATCGTTTCGACACGGGCATCCGCGCATCGGGGCTCTCGATCGGGGTCAACCTCGCCCTTGCGCTCGCCAAGGTCTTCACGGGGATCGTCGGAAACTCGTACGCGCTCATCGCGGACGGAATCGAATCGACGGCGGACGTCGTCTCCTCGGCGATCGTCTGGGGCGGGCTCCGCATCTCCGCGCGCCCGCCGGACCGCACGCATCCCTATGGGCACGGCAAGGCGGAATCGCTGGCCGGGGTCCTGGTCGCGGTCGCGATCATGCTCGCGGCGACCCTCATCGCTGTTCAGAGCGTTCGGGGAATCCACGAGCCGCACCGCGCGCCGGAGTGGTACACGCTCGCCGTTCTCGCTCTCGTCGTCGGGATCAAGGAGACGATGTACCGGAGGAACCTTCGGATCGGGCGCACGCTGAACAGCCGCGCGCTGCAAGGGGACGCCTGGCACCATCGATCGGACGCGATCACATCGCTCGCCGCGTTCGTCGGGATCTCGGTCGCGCTGATCGGCGGGAAGGGCTACGAGGCCGCGGACGATTGGGCGGCGCTCCTCGCGTGCGGCATCATCCTCTACAACGGCGTTCGGCTTCTCCGGCCGGCGGTGGACGAGGTGATGGACGCGGCGGTGTCCGGCGAGGTCGAGACGGAAATCCGCGCGATCGCCGCGAAGGTGCCTGGTGTGGTGGAGGTCGAGAAGTGCCGCGTGCGAAAGAGCGGCCTCGGACTCCTCATGGACATTCACGTCGTGGTGGAGGGCCGGATCAGCGTGCGTGAGGGCCACCGCATCGGTCACGAGGTGAAGGACCGTCTCACGGAATCCTATCTGCCGATTCGGGACGTCGTCGTGCACGTCGAGCCGGACCGCTCGGATCACGCGTGTGATGGGGGCGTGGACCAAGAGCCGGGGTAGGGGAGGTCGAGCGGTCTCATCTCAACAGGACGATCTTGCCCGTGAGCGCGCGCCCGTCGATCGCCGCGCGGACGAGGTAGACGCCGCTCGGAACCTCGCGGCCGCGCGCGTCCGTCCCCTTCCAGACGACGCCGAGCTTCGTTCCGCCCTCCGCTTCCCCTTGGTGAACCGTCGCGATTCTCCGCCCGCGGATGTCGAAGATCTCGATCCGCACGTCGGCCTTCCCCTCTCCCGGGATCGAGAGCTCGATCGTCGTGCGCGCGTTGAACGGGTTCGGGAAGTTCTGAAGAAGCGGCGCAGCCGGCGCGGGCGGCCGGCCGCCGACGGATGTCGCCGACGGTTCGTAAGCGGTCTCGGAGTACTCGACGATCACGCTCCCCGGCCCGGCGCTCATGCTTCGCACCTGAAGGAAACGGAAGTTGTTGGGTGAAGGAATCGCGCTCTCGCCGTTCCAGGCGACCCACGGCTCCCACTCGATGAACGCGAGGTCGTCGAACCACGCGTGTCCGGTTCCGCTCGCGGGACGATCGTTCGAGCAGCGCACCTCGAAGTATACGCCGTTCGACGGCGTGTCGAGGTCCTTCCACTGGCGGACCCAATCGCATGTTCCGGAGAAAGACGGCGCGGCGTTCGTGCTCGCGACTGGCGTCTCCGAGTGGCGGGTCGAGTAGAAGCGGGCGCTCATCCACGCGCCGCCGGCGTTCTCCGCCTTCATGTAGCCGAGAATCGAGTGGGCATTCGCGGGATCGCAAGGGAGGTGTTTCTCGAGATCGGCGCCGACCGCGCCGCTGCTTCCCGAGGAGCGCCGGAGCGCGAGCGAGCGCGCGCCGGAGTGCGCGGCGTTGGTGTCGAGCCACTCGTCCGCCGAGTTCAGGTCCCAGAAGGTCGCGCCCTCCTCCTCGAAAACCCCGTGCCAAAGGATCTCTCTCCCCCAGCGCACCTCCCAGCCGCTCCCCGGCCCCTCGATCGATCGAATCGCGGAGAGGTTTCCCTTCCCCTCGAGCGCGAGAGGCGGCGTCGTGCGGCCTCCGCTCGCAACGAAGAGCGAGTCGACGATCGTCGCGGGGGTGACGGTCGAGTCGGTCGCGGCCCGGTCGAGATAGATACGCGCCCCCGCCTTGTCGAAGAAGGGGGCGACGATGGCGCCCATCGGACGCGAGTAGTCGGCCATCCGGTCCACGATCTCGCGTCCGAGCGTTCCGGTCGCCGGCCTCGGAATCCAATCGTCGATCCACGCCGGAACGAAGGAGTAGCCGACGATCCCCTCCTTGTCGATGGCGAGCGTGAGAACGATCGTCGGCATCGTCTCGGGATAGTACAGATCGAAAACGAAGTTCCCGAGGCTGTGCGCGATGAGCTTTCCGTTGTGCGACTCGAACCCTTGCAGCACGTGCGGATGATGGTTGATGACGACGTCCGCCCCGAGGTCCGCCGCGAGACGGCGAAGGGCCCGATCGCCCGGGCTCGGCTCCACGCGGAAGCGGAAGTCGGGGTCGCCCGGACCGATTGCGTTCGCCTCGACGGGGAACGGTTCCGCGAGACGCCCGCCTTTCTCCGGCGGCGCGGTGTCGTACTCGTCGCCGCTGTGCGTTTGGATGACGACGATGTCGGCCGCCTCGCGCGCCGAGGCGACCGCCGCCTCGACGTTGTGCGCGAGAAAGTACGCGAAGCCGGGCTTGCTCGCCCCCGCGTCGAGGAATGGCTGATAGTTCCACTTCCGGCCGCATCGATTGCACTGTCCAAGAAACGCCATCCGGACGCCGTTCTTCGAGTAGAACGTCGGAAGGAGCGCGAAGTACTCGTTCGTTCCCGCGCCGGAATGCCGGATATCGAGGCTGTCGAGGAGACGAAACGTCTGGAGCATCCCCTCCTCGCCGTAGTCGATGATGTGGTTGTTGGCGGTCGTCACGAGGTCCACGCCGGCGTACGCGATCCCCGCGATGTTCTCCGGGCGGCTTCGAAAGACCACGCTCTTCGTCGGGTGCGGCGTCCCCTGGTTGGTATACGCACATTCGAGATTGCAAACATTCACGTCCGCGGCGTTTCCGAAGATCGAAAGGGTCGGCTCGAAGAGCGCCTCGATCCCCTGCGTGGCGATGATCCCTCCCGGTGTTTCGTAGCCGCGCCCGGTGAAAACATCCCCGACGAAGTTCACCGTGATCGGAAGGTCGCCCGCGCCCGGCTCGACGCGCACCTGGCACGTGTCGGTCCCGGCGAGGGCGCTCTCGTCGCGGACGAGGAGCCCCACCGTGTACGTGTAATGCGCCTCGACGAGGAACTCGTGGGTCGGGTTCCGCTCGCCGCTCGTCCCTCCGTCTCCGAAGTCCCAGGAGAAGGTGTGGACATCCGAGTCGGGATCGAAGACGTTCGCGTAGAACTGAACGCCGACGAGGAAGAGGTTCTTCGCGACCGGCACGGTCTTCTCCACGACATACGAGATGCTCGGCTCGGGCGGCACGGGGAGAGCCTCGGTCACGTCGGCGATCTCGTCGAAGAGAACGATTCCGGTCGTTCCCTCGTCGTCGTCGTTCGCGTAGAAGAGGCGGTCGATGGTCGGGAGGTAGCCGTAGGTCGCCTTCCAGTCGCGGCCGATCGGGAGGAGATAGGCGTACCACTCGTCCTCCGGGAAGGCCCCCTGGTAGACGGTCCACCACTTCGATTCCTGCGGGAGCTGCTCCCCCGCGAACGTGTAGAAGAGCTCGTTCAGCGAATCGCCGACGCCGAAGGCCTGCATCTCGCCAAGCCGCTCGACAAACGCAGCCGCCTGCCAGACGGTCTCTTCCGCGATAGCGATCGCCGGGATCCGCTGGATCTTCCACGTGTTTCCGAAGAGGCGAAGGGCGTAGGAGCCTGCGTACGGATTGCTCGATGTCACGGTCCAGTCGGACGGATCGGCGTCCTGCCCCGGATAGCTTTCGAGGGCGACGGAGCCGCTCTCGAAGTCCTCGATGATCACCCCGCGCGTCGCGGCGAATGGAGCGCCGGCGGCGAGGGCCGATAGAAGAAGCACAAGAAGAAGTCTCGCGTTCGGCATGCGCGTTCCTCGGGTTCGGCCGGGCGCGGGGGAGGTTCGCGCTTCATTATACCACGGCGGATCGTTTACGATGGAGCGAGGTTCCTGCTTCCGAGGAGAGGATCATGAGACGAAAAGGAGTCGCCGCGTTCTTTCTCGCCCTGCTCCCCCACTGGGCCGCGGCCCACGCGGAGAGAAACGCTCCCGATTTCGCCGCGTTCGTCGCGAAGCACGAGGCGCGCGCGATCGAGGAGCGGCGCTGGTTTCACGCGCATCCGGAGCTCGCCCTTCGCGAGACCGAAACACGGGCGCACATTCTCGCGGCACTCGCCGAGTTTTCGGGAATCGAGATCGTCGACGGGGATTGGGGGACCGGCGTCGTCGCGATCCTCCGGGGAGACGAACCCGGACCGCTCGTCGCCTGGCGCGCGGACATGGACGCGCTCCCCATCGCCGAGGAGACCGGGCGGTCGTTCGCGTCGACGAGGACCGACACGTCCGAGGGGCGCACGGTCGGCCTCATGCACGCGTGCGGCCACGACATCCACATGAGCGTCGCTCTCGGCGCGGCGCGCGTTCTCTCGGACGCACGCGCGATGATGCGAGGCTCTATTCTCTTTATCTTTCAACCGGCGGAGGAAACCGGCGCGGGCGCGGCGCAGATGATCGAGGCGGGTGTCTTCGAGGACGGACGCCTCCCGAAGTGCATCCTCGCGCTGCACGATCATCCGACGCTTCTCGCAGGCCGCGTCGGTTCGTGCGCCGGTTACGCGAGCGCGAACGTGGACGCCTTTCGCCTCACGGTGAAGGGGAAAGGTGGGCACGGCGCGTACCCGCACGAGACGATCGATCCGGTGACGCTCGCCGCGGAGATCGTGCTCGCGCTTCAGACGATCGTCGCGCGCGAGATCTCCGTCGACCGTCCCGCGGTGATCTCGGTGGGGAGCATCCACGGAGGCTCGAAGAGCAGCGCGATCCCGGACGAGGTCGTCCTCTCGGCGACGGTTCGGAGCCGCGACGACGAGACGAGGGCGGAACTCCAAGCGCGGATCGAGCGGACCGCGCGCGGCCACGCCGCCGCAGCGGGCGCTCCCGAGCCGGTTCTCGAGTACTTCCTCGGCACGCCCGCCGGCTACAATGATCCGAAGCTCGTCGCCGAGGCGCGCGAGGTCTTCCGGCGCGTGCTCGGCGAGGAGAACGATCTCGTCTACGAACCGGGAATGGGCGGCGAGGATTTCTCCTACTTCGGTCGAATCGTCCCCGGCTTCCAGTTCCGTCTCGGCGTCGGGCGGGAGGGGGTCGAGATGGCGCTTCATAGTTCAACCTTCGATCCGGACGAAGCGGCGATTCCGGTCGGCATCCGGGTCGTCGCCGAGGTGCTCTGGGATCAGCTTCATCGCGCGGAGAATGATTGAGTTCGCTCTCTACTTCGCCGGATCGTGCTTCAGCTTGCCTGCGAACTTCTCGCGGAAAGCGGCGACCTTCGGGTCGATCACGACGCGGCAGTAGGGCTGGTTCCGGTTCTTGAAGTAGTACTCCTGGTGGTATTTTGCGGCGGGATAGAACGCCTCAAAAGGGACGACCTCGGTGACGATCGGGTTGCGCCAGACCTTCTCCTCGGCAAGCTCGTGAATCAGGATCTCGGCCGTCCCCTTCTGATCCGGCGTGTGAAAGAGGATGATCGAGCGGTACTGGGTCCCCTCGTCCGCTCCCTGGCGGTTCGGCGTGGTCGGGTCGTGGACGGAGAAGAAGACCTCGAGGATCTCTCGAAAGGAGATCTCCCTCGAGTCGTACTCGATCTGAACGACCTCGGCGTGCCCGGTCGTTCCGTCGCACACCTCCTCATAGGTCGGGTTCGGCGCGGTCCCGCCCGCGTAGCCGGACTGCACGCCGACCACGCCGTGAAGCTGCCCGAAGAGCGCCTCGAGGCACCAGAAGCACCCGCCCCCGAGCGTCGCGACATGAACCCACTCGGCCCCGCCCATCGTTTCTCCCCCCTTTCGAAGAAAGGAAACCCGCGGCCGGTGAAGAGAGACCCCGGGCCGGTCGCCCCCTAAGAGGGTTTCCTTGACTGCAATCTAATGCATTAGCCGCGCCCGCGCTTCTCCCGCGGCCGGTGCGCCCCCCGTCTCCGCTCTGTCGGGAAAGGTGCTCCCGAGGCGCGATCTCCCGAGCACTCCGCGCGGCTTCCCTTCGCAGAGGTTACGGGGCGGCCTTCCTCTTTGCGACGTAGATGTCCGCCTCGATCATCTTCATTTCGGAGTCGAAAAAATGATGAGTGAAGTAAATGTTCCCCTCGCGGTCGAGCGCCGGGTCTCCCGCGAAGCTCGAAACAATTTCCTCGGGCTCGCTCCACGAGCCGTCTCCTTGCCGGAAGGTCCGAAAGAGAGCGGGGCCGGGGTGGCCGAGACCGCTCCATGCGGTGAACCAGAGCTCGGATCCGTCGGGGGAAAGCCAGGGCCATCCCTCGTCATTCGGGCTGTTCACGGGCGCTCCGAGGTTGACCGGCGGCGTCCACTCGCCGGAGACCTTCTCGGTCATCCAAAGATCGTAGCCGCCCATGCTCTGCTCGAGCCGATGGAAGCACATCCGGGTTCCGCTCTCGTCCGTGTACAGCTCGCCGACGTTGTACTCGCTGTTCAGCTTCGCGCCGGCGTTCCGCCAATCGGTCCATGCGCCGCCGCGGAGAGTCGCGGTGTAGATATCCCCGTCCGCGCCGTACATCCCCTGCCGGAACGAAGCGAACCAGAGGAGATCTCCCTGGATGCAGAGCGGCCCGTCGAGGGAGATCGCGTGGTTCAGAACCGCCCGCTCCGGCTCGCTCCACTCGCCGCCGGTCTTCGTGGTCCACCAGATGCCGGTGATCCCGTCGAGGAGTTGGCGTTCGGGCGGAACGCTCACCCCGGGCGTGAAGAAGAAGAGGAACGTGTTCCCGTCAAGCGAGACGACCGGCGCGTCTTCCGCGCCCGCCGTGTTGACGGGGCCCTCCATCGGCTCCGGGTCGAACCATTCGGACACGTGCAAGATCGGCGGGTAGAGATCCGTTTCGGGGGTCATCTTGACCGCGCCGGAGGGGATCGCTTCCTCGCGGGTCCGCGGGCGCGGCGCGTCCTCGTCGCTCGGGTTCGAGCAGCCGGCGACGCACAAGGCGAGCAGAACGAGAAGCGCGGGGTCGGTCATTCGGCGGCGGGCGCGCATGGGCACCGTCTCCTTTCTTGCCGCGCGCGGCTCTTCGTATTTTCCACGATCGATTTCTGGCGTCAAGCGGGACAGGAGACGATCGACCCGGCGCGCGCTCCCGGCGCAGCCGCTTCACTCTCCGCGAACGGCCGCGCATGATCTATGATGAAGAACGATCGGCCCGCGCAGCACCCCCGCGCGCGGGCCCCCGGTGCGACAGAAGGAGGGAAGAGAAGATGACCACCGTGCGGCAGCTCTTGCAGGCGAAGAACGCCGAGGTCTGGACCGTTCGGCCAGACGCGCTCGTCTACGAAGCTCTTCAGATGATGGCCGAGAAGGACGTGGGCGCTCTTCCCGTCGTCGAGGGGGGGAGGGTCGTCGGCATCTTCTCGGAGCGAGACTACGCGCGCAAGGTGGTCCTCAAGGGGAAGTCGTCGAGGACTTCGCCGGTTCGGGAGATGATGACCGCGCGCGTGCTCTTCGTGAGCCCGGCCGAGACGGTCGAGGAGTGCATGAAGCTGATGACGGAGAAGCGCGTTCGCCATCTCCCGGTGCTGGAGGAGGGGCGTCTCGTCGGGATCGTGAGCATCGGCGACGCCGTCAAGAAGGTGATCGCCGACCAACAGTTCACGATTGAAGTTTTGGAGAAGTACATCACCGGCGGGCGGTAGAGGCTCGCCGGCAAGGCGTAGCGACGACGAGAAGGGCCCCGGTTCTCCCGGGGCCCGGCTGTTCGTGCGGCGCGATGTCGAAGAAGCGGCGCGGAAGAGACGCCGCCATCCGCGACCGGCGTAAGGAACGCGAACGCGTTCGGGCTAACGACGGAACTGCGACTTCACGGCCCCCCAGCTCTTCTCCTCGACCGATGTGGAGCCGGAGGTTCCTTCAATCACAAAGGGAAAACCCTGGGGCGTCGAGGTTCCCGAGTCAAGAGCGGGCTCGAAGGTCGCTCCGTTGTCCAGCGACTGCTCGCCGTTCCCCGTCGTCGTCTGTCCGTTGATCGTGATCGGGGGCGCCCACGGGCCGGATGAGAGCGTGCCGTCGGTCATCCAGGCGATCCAATAGGTGCCCGGACCGAGAACGACGGGGGCGCTGCACACGTTCGCCATGATCGGACGGTTGGTCGCGCCTTGAGCGGTCGAGCTCACTCGGTAGATGTTCGACCACTGAGACGACACGAGCCGGTTCGTCGTCTTGTCGCCGAAGATCCGGACCGCGCCCGGAGCATCGGGAACGCCGTTCCAGATCTCGACGTAGACCGCGGTCATCGTGGAGGGGTTCGTCACCGCGTTTGTCTGGTAGGCGA is part of the Candidatus Eisenbacteria bacterium genome and encodes:
- a CDS encoding CapA family protein — its product is MPNARLLLVLLLSALAAGAPFAATRGVIIEDFESGSVALESYPGQDADPSDWTVTSSNPYAGSYALRLFGNTWKIQRIPAIAIAEETVWQAAAFVERLGEMQAFGVGDSLNELFYTFAGEQLPQESKWWTVYQGAFPEDEWYAYLLPIGRDWKATYGYLPTIDRLFYANDDDEGTTGIVLFDEIADVTEALPVPPEPSISYVVEKTVPVAKNLFLVGVQFYANVFDPDSDVHTFSWDFGDGGTSGERNPTHEFLVEAHYTYTVGLLVRDESALAGTDTCQVRVEPGAGDLPITVNFVGDVFTGRGYETPGGIIATQGIEALFEPTLSIFGNAADVNVCNLECAYTNQGTPHPTKSVVFRSRPENIAGIAYAGVDLVTTANNHIIDYGEEGMLQTFRLLDSLDIRHSGAGTNEYFALLPTFYSKNGVRMAFLGQCNRCGRKWNYQPFLDAGASKPGFAYFLAHNVEAAVASAREAADIVVIQTHSGDEYDTAPPEKGGRLAEPFPVEANAIGPGDPDFRFRVEPSPGDRALRRLAADLGADVVINHHPHVLQGFESHNGKLIAHSLGNFVFDLYYPETMPTIVLTLAIDKEGIVGYSFVPAWIDDWIPRPATGTLGREIVDRMADYSRPMGAIVAPFFDKAGARIYLDRAATDSTVTPATIVDSLFVASGGRTTPPLALEGKGNLSAIRSIEGPGSGWEVRWGREILWHGVFEEEGATFWDLNSADEWLDTNAAHSGARSLALRRSSGSSGAVGADLEKHLPCDPANAHSILGYMKAENAGGAWMSARFYSTRHSETPVASTNAAPSFSGTCDWVRQWKDLDTPSNGVYFEVRCSNDRPASGTGHAWFDDLAFIEWEPWVAWNGESAIPSPNNFRFLQVRSMSAGPGSVIVEYSETAYEPSATSVGGRPPAPAAPLLQNFPNPFNARTTIELSIPGEGKADVRIEIFDIRGRRIATVHQGEAEGGTKLGVVWKGTDARGREVPSGVYLVRAAIDGRALTGKIVLLR
- the msrA gene encoding peptide-methionine (S)-S-oxide reductase MsrA, with amino-acid sequence MGGAEWVHVATLGGGCFWCLEALFGQLHGVVGVQSGYAGGTAPNPTYEEVCDGTTGHAEVVQIEYDSREISFREILEVFFSVHDPTTPNRQGADEGTQYRSIILFHTPDQKGTAEILIHELAEEKVWRNPIVTEVVPFEAFYPAAKYHQEYYFKNRNQPYCRVVIDPKVAAFREKFAGKLKHDPAK
- a CDS encoding CBS domain-containing protein: MTTVRQLLQAKNAEVWTVRPDALVYEALQMMAEKDVGALPVVEGGRVVGIFSERDYARKVVLKGKSSRTSPVREMMTARVLFVSPAETVEECMKLMTEKRVRHLPVLEEGRLVGIVSIGDAVKKVIADQQFTIEVLEKYITGGR
- a CDS encoding cation transporter codes for the protein MDRFDTGIRASGLSIGVNLALALAKVFTGIVGNSYALIADGIESTADVVSSAIVWGGLRISARPPDRTHPYGHGKAESLAGVLVAVAIMLAATLIAVQSVRGIHEPHRAPEWYTLAVLALVVGIKETMYRRNLRIGRTLNSRALQGDAWHHRSDAITSLAAFVGISVALIGGKGYEAADDWAALLACGIILYNGVRLLRPAVDEVMDAAVSGEVETEIRAIAAKVPGVVEVEKCRVRKSGLGLLMDIHVVVEGRISVREGHRIGHEVKDRLTESYLPIRDVVVHVEPDRSDHACDGGVDQEPG
- a CDS encoding amidohydrolase; the encoded protein is MRRKGVAAFFLALLPHWAAAHAERNAPDFAAFVAKHEARAIEERRWFHAHPELALRETETRAHILAALAEFSGIEIVDGDWGTGVVAILRGDEPGPLVAWRADMDALPIAEETGRSFASTRTDTSEGRTVGLMHACGHDIHMSVALGAARVLSDARAMMRGSILFIFQPAEETGAGAAQMIEAGVFEDGRLPKCILALHDHPTLLAGRVGSCAGYASANVDAFRLTVKGKGGHGAYPHETIDPVTLAAEIVLALQTIVAREISVDRPAVISVGSIHGGSKSSAIPDEVVLSATVRSRDDETRAELQARIERTARGHAAAAGAPEPVLEYFLGTPAGYNDPKLVAEAREVFRRVLGEENDLVYEPGMGGEDFSYFGRIVPGFQFRLGVGREGVEMALHSSTFDPDEAAIPVGIRVVAEVLWDQLHRAEND
- a CDS encoding PD40 domain-containing protein: MRARRRMTDPALLVLLALCVAGCSNPSDEDAPRPRTREEAIPSGAVKMTPETDLYPPILHVSEWFDPEPMEGPVNTAGAEDAPVVSLDGNTFLFFFTPGVSVPPERQLLDGITGIWWTTKTGGEWSEPERAVLNHAISLDGPLCIQGDLLWFASFRQGMYGADGDIYTATLRGGAWTDWRNAGAKLNSEYNVGELYTDESGTRMCFHRLEQSMGGYDLWMTEKVSGEWTPPVNLGAPVNSPNDEGWPWLSPDGSELWFTAWSGLGHPGPALFRTFRQGDGSWSEPEEIVSSFAGDPALDREGNIYFTHHFFDSEMKMIEADIYVAKRKAAP